Proteins found in one Haloferax litoreum genomic segment:
- a CDS encoding PQQ-like beta-propeller repeat protein — protein MVSRRTFLSTLSVTVAGCTSTSSPDPVAETSRTTVTQTTTSPPTTTESATKTTETTREPACDGRWSPTVQWSLETEVRAFQPTVADGVVYAGSQDGTLYAVAAGTGRLRWRVPSDPGFGTVPVVSGQTVTLAGYDEVAAYDVATGDERWSFTPPGEYASLTDSHGDDGDTVFVGASQRPTPETDPDNVYDRVYALDRVSGNRRWQVSIAKSDDPDAWAVPDAVVVDSGRVFVSTEQSELVVLDASDGSVRWRRRFGDSNHRLALPVVAGDSVYQQASRTGYVLDVETGTERWRAPAERRPAVAGDASYWIDGLTLVARATSDGSVRWKRAIPTEGCPRTPRVGDGVLYVPVGCTDSNASIHALDLSNLCWVGSFELDSRNATTPVVSDGSVYVGGLNGAGNLWSLSAVGTDDSS, from the coding sequence ATGGTCTCCAGACGGACGTTCCTCTCCACGCTCTCCGTGACTGTGGCGGGGTGTACGAGTACCTCGTCACCCGACCCGGTGGCTGAAACGTCGCGGACGACGGTCACACAGACGACCACCTCCCCGCCGACCACGACTGAATCAGCAACCAAAACGACGGAGACGACTCGTGAACCGGCGTGCGACGGTCGCTGGTCCCCGACAGTCCAGTGGTCGCTGGAAACCGAGGTTCGAGCGTTTCAACCAACGGTGGCGGACGGCGTCGTCTACGCAGGGAGTCAGGACGGGACCCTCTACGCCGTCGCGGCGGGCACTGGCCGCCTTCGCTGGCGCGTCCCTTCAGACCCCGGGTTCGGGACCGTCCCCGTCGTCTCGGGGCAGACGGTCACACTCGCAGGCTACGACGAGGTAGCGGCCTACGACGTCGCAACCGGTGACGAACGCTGGTCGTTCACCCCGCCGGGAGAGTACGCGTCGCTCACCGATTCGCACGGAGACGACGGGGACACCGTGTTCGTCGGCGCGTCACAACGACCGACGCCGGAAACGGACCCCGACAACGTCTACGACCGTGTGTACGCCCTCGACCGGGTCTCAGGTAACCGGCGGTGGCAGGTTTCGATTGCCAAGAGTGACGACCCCGACGCGTGGGCAGTGCCCGACGCCGTCGTCGTCGATTCGGGTCGCGTATTCGTCAGCACCGAACAGAGCGAACTGGTGGTCCTCGACGCTTCGGACGGGTCGGTCCGCTGGCGGCGACGATTCGGAGACAGCAATCACCGCCTCGCGTTGCCCGTCGTCGCCGGCGACAGCGTCTACCAGCAGGCCTCTCGCACAGGGTACGTCCTCGACGTCGAAACCGGTACAGAACGGTGGCGTGCACCCGCCGAACGCAGGCCAGCAGTCGCCGGGGACGCGTCCTACTGGATAGACGGGCTGACACTCGTCGCGCGTGCCACCTCGGATGGGTCGGTTCGCTGGAAGCGTGCGATTCCGACCGAAGGCTGTCCACGAACACCGAGGGTGGGTGACGGCGTACTCTACGTTCCGGTCGGATGCACCGACTCGAACGCAAGTATCCACGCGTTGGACCTCTCGAACCTGTGTTGGGTGGGGTCGTTCGAACTCGACTCCCGAAACGCGACGACGCCCGTCGTGTCCGATGGGTCGGTGTACGTCGGTGGGCTCAACGGGGCCGGAAACCTGTGGTCGCTCTCGGCAGTCGGCACAGACGACTCCTCGTGA
- the dacZ gene encoding diadenylate cyclase, translating to MAALSELLGDIVTDVDGLFLFTPSHSHYERFEEAEVPTVVIAPENTVDAETFVELPLQFQNVKDRIRFGVEGAMEQSIVEAGDTIACNVGIFGGDPDSVVRVRVEENMRSGIYDLFANSRADPGVIRDVFGVAIELGKKGQKGEPVGALFIVGDAGKVMNKSRPLSYNPFEKSHVYVGDPIVNVMLKEFSRLDGAFVISDSGKIVSAYRYLEPSAEGVDIPKGLGARHMAGGAITRDTNATAIVLSESDGLVRAFKGGKMILEIDPEDY from the coding sequence ATGGCGGCGTTATCCGAATTATTAGGCGACATCGTGACCGATGTCGATGGGCTCTTCCTCTTCACGCCGAGTCACTCGCACTACGAACGGTTCGAGGAGGCAGAGGTCCCGACTGTCGTCATCGCACCCGAGAACACTGTCGACGCGGAGACGTTCGTCGAACTGCCGTTGCAGTTCCAGAACGTCAAAGACCGCATTCGATTCGGTGTCGAGGGTGCGATGGAACAGAGTATCGTCGAAGCGGGCGACACGATTGCGTGCAACGTCGGCATCTTCGGTGGCGACCCGGACTCGGTCGTTCGGGTTCGCGTCGAGGAGAACATGCGCTCGGGCATCTACGACCTCTTCGCGAACTCCCGTGCCGACCCCGGCGTCATCCGCGACGTGTTCGGGGTCGCAATCGAACTCGGGAAGAAGGGACAGAAGGGTGAACCAGTCGGCGCACTGTTCATCGTCGGCGACGCGGGCAAAGTGATGAACAAGTCCCGGCCACTGTCGTACAACCCCTTCGAGAAGTCGCACGTCTACGTCGGCGACCCCATCGTGAACGTGATGCTCAAGGAGTTCTCGCGTCTCGACGGGGCGTTCGTCATCTCCGACTCGGGAAAAATCGTCTCGGCGTATCGGTACCTCGAACCCTCCGCCGAGGGTGTGGACATCCCGAAGGGCCTCGGCGCACGGCACATGGCCGGCGGCGCGATTACCCGCGACACCAACGCGACTGCAATCGTCCTCTCGGAGTCCGACGGCCTCGTTCGGGCGTTCAAGGGCGGGAAGATGATACTCGAAATCGACCCGGAGGACTACTGA
- a CDS encoding mechanosensitive ion channel domain-containing protein — protein MMGFVSPLPLQSIGSLVERIVQTAGLRFLGVLAILALGLVLAYTAGSLVQRLLVGFGVPDSIEGTAFERTARDFDTSTVEILSWLTRYFVLGLAVFAALSFVGIDYVDRFWSVVIAILPQLFIAILVLIVGIVVGDKVELLVAERFRGVKLPQVSILPSLAKYTVFFLASLIALSQVGVAIVALIVLLGAYLFGLIVLSAVAFHDLLKSGAAGTYLLFIQPYSIGDEIVVGDVQGVVQEFDMFVTYVEAEDREYILPNARVFDEGIGRIR, from the coding sequence ATGATGGGGTTCGTCTCGCCCCTTCCTCTCCAATCAATCGGAAGCCTCGTCGAGCGCATCGTCCAGACCGCCGGACTCCGGTTTCTGGGTGTCCTCGCCATCCTCGCGTTGGGGTTGGTCCTCGCGTACACTGCCGGGTCGCTCGTTCAACGACTACTGGTCGGTTTCGGCGTCCCCGACTCCATCGAAGGAACCGCGTTCGAGCGGACCGCGCGCGACTTCGACACGTCGACAGTGGAGATTCTGTCGTGGTTGACGCGATACTTCGTTCTGGGTCTCGCCGTCTTCGCCGCACTCTCGTTCGTCGGCATCGACTACGTCGACCGGTTCTGGAGTGTCGTCATCGCTATCCTCCCGCAACTGTTCATCGCCATCTTGGTCCTCATCGTCGGCATCGTCGTCGGCGACAAAGTCGAACTCCTCGTCGCCGAACGGTTCCGTGGTGTGAAACTCCCGCAAGTGAGCATTCTGCCATCACTCGCCAAGTACACCGTCTTCTTCCTCGCGTCGCTCATCGCCCTCTCACAGGTTGGTGTGGCAATTGTGGCGCTCATCGTCCTCCTCGGGGCGTATCTGTTCGGCCTCATCGTCCTCAGCGCCGTCGCGTTCCACGACTTGCTCAAGTCGGGTGCGGCGGGAACGTACCTCCTGTTCATCCAGCCGTACAGTATCGGCGACGAGATTGTCGTCGGTGACGTACAGGGTGTCGTCCAAGAGTTCGACATGTTCGTCACCTACGTCGAGGCGGAAGACAGAGAGTACATTCTGCCGAACGCCCGCGTCTTCGACGAAGGCATCGGGCGAATCCGCTGA
- a CDS encoding sensor histidine kinase, protein MEDTDPELYREAFRSTDIPMLIADTNFAFRDINDAGLDFLGYDYDEIIGESVGLIAGDEEVYYEIIEHMLAGESWSGEFVVRRTDDRVVYGHGFATPIVVEGEVQGFLAFFLDTTKQQQYENVSEVLSRLLRHDLRNELNVIYGYTQQVASRIDDEEALAELQLVQDKVLDIVHKSERARDLRDLLERSHDRSNRPVRLDTVLQKRTVDATIDYPDAEFTFENFPEVEVVADDLLGEAIECLLENAVTHNDKETPVVDISVERANGSVYIRVADNGPGVPEAQRDLIFGREEYDQLHHGTGISLFFADNVISSYDGDLWVEDDDDEGAVFCIRLEEQATDE, encoded by the coding sequence ATGGAGGATACCGACCCGGAACTCTACCGTGAAGCCTTCAGAAGTACGGATATCCCCATGCTGATTGCCGATACGAATTTCGCTTTTCGGGATATCAACGACGCTGGCCTCGACTTTCTCGGCTACGACTACGACGAGATAATCGGTGAGTCAGTCGGACTCATCGCGGGCGACGAAGAGGTCTACTACGAAATCATCGAGCACATGCTCGCCGGGGAATCGTGGTCTGGTGAGTTCGTCGTACGCCGGACAGACGACCGAGTCGTCTACGGTCACGGCTTCGCGACACCCATCGTCGTCGAGGGCGAGGTTCAGGGATTTCTCGCGTTCTTTCTGGACACCACGAAACAACAGCAGTACGAGAACGTCTCGGAAGTTCTCAGCCGACTCCTTCGCCACGACTTGCGTAACGAGTTGAACGTCATCTACGGCTATACGCAGCAAGTCGCGAGCAGAATCGACGACGAAGAGGCACTCGCCGAACTCCAATTGGTTCAGGACAAGGTCCTCGACATCGTCCACAAATCCGAACGGGCGCGTGACCTCCGCGACTTGCTCGAACGGTCGCACGACCGGTCGAACCGACCCGTTCGACTCGACACAGTCTTGCAAAAGCGGACCGTCGATGCGACGATAGACTATCCCGATGCCGAGTTCACCTTCGAGAACTTCCCTGAGGTGGAAGTCGTCGCAGACGACTTGCTCGGAGAGGCCATCGAGTGTCTCCTCGAAAACGCGGTCACCCACAACGACAAGGAGACGCCAGTGGTCGACATCTCCGTCGAGCGAGCAAACGGGAGTGTCTACATTCGCGTCGCAGACAACGGGCCCGGAGTTCCCGAAGCACAACGGGACCTCATCTTCGGCCGCGAAGAGTACGACCAACTCCACCACGGGACGGGCATCAGTCTCTTCTTCGCCGACAACGTCATTTCGTCGTACGACGGTGACCTCTGGGTCGAAGACGACGACGACGAGGGTGCGGTCTTCTGTATCCGTCTCGAGGAACAGGCCACAGACGAGTGA